One window of Thioclava sp. GXIMD4216 genomic DNA carries:
- the aroQ gene encoding type II 3-dehydroquinate dehydratase: MAKLIYILNGPNLNLLGKRQPEIYGTDTLADIEIRCRQLAQAQGAEIALFQSNHEGEIVETIHEAREKAAAVIINPAAYSHTSVAILDALNAYEGKVIEVHISNIHKRESFRHHSYVSARADGVICGCGTEGYELALRHVLSLLG; the protein is encoded by the coding sequence ATGGCCAAGCTCATCTATATCCTGAACGGACCCAATCTGAACCTGCTGGGAAAGCGGCAGCCGGAGATTTATGGCACCGATACGCTGGCCGATATCGAGATCCGCTGCCGGCAGTTGGCGCAGGCGCAGGGGGCGGAGATTGCGCTGTTCCAGTCCAACCATGAGGGCGAGATCGTCGAGACCATCCACGAGGCGCGCGAGAAGGCGGCGGCGGTCATTATCAACCCTGCGGCCTATAGCCATACCTCGGTTGCGATTCTGGATGCGCTGAACGCCTATGAGGGCAAGGTGATCGAGGTGCATATCTCGAACATCCACAAGCGCGAGAGCTTCCGCCATCATTCCTATGTGTCGGCGCGGGCCGACGGGGTGATCTGCGGTTGCGGCACCGAGGGCTATGAACTGGCGCTGCGCCATGTGCTGAGCCTTCTGGGCTGA
- a CDS encoding PAS domain-containing methyl-accepting chemotaxis protein produces the protein MFKSKKLHQEIDELKREVSAFENSHAVARVDFDRKFLYLNDLFAKTFGISREDALGNNYDTLVREKDLEQEDFNEIWRVLKQGTPVNKIEPRLNAKGEEIWLDTTYSPITNKDGVSEHVLIAAREITYMHMRRRDNRSQVDALKRSMAVIEFDLKGNVLDANDHFLKATGYLIEEIRGKPHRIFMPKDALDTPEYAQFWQRLAKGSSESGQVKRVRKDGEFCWLQATYETLIDPEGRPFKVVKYAFDITEARNLAADAEGQIHAIQGVQAVIEFDPYGKIVSANDLFCKVMGYERAEIIGQSHRMFVEPGYGESQSYKDHWADLRKGKTLEGDFLRVGKNGKEVHIRASYNPIKNAAGQVVKVVKFAVDTTPYMRMNRVMAESLGRLSEGDLSTRIDQDLGEFNTLRQQFNDAISRIERVIVGVLEQTASIAQEAASITAGTTELSRRSERQAATLEESAAALEELTTSVRGAADMTLTARAKAEKAKEQSDRSSLVVNDAVTAMNEIAASSQSISRITSVIDDIAFQTNLLALNAGVEAARAGDAGRGFAVVASEVRGLAQRSSDAAREIATLIEASTRQVGRGVELVGQAGEALQSIDESITGIRDSIQQIASSAQEQSNGLNEMNSAVSDLDRAVQQNAAMAEESSAAVQMLQRGINTMSEDVGYFRCSELDLGAEEDRLAS, from the coding sequence ATGTTCAAGTCCAAGAAACTGCATCAAGAGATTGACGAGCTGAAACGCGAAGTCAGTGCATTCGAAAACTCCCATGCGGTTGCACGCGTGGATTTTGATCGTAAGTTTTTGTATCTAAACGATTTGTTTGCAAAAACTTTCGGAATTTCTCGTGAGGACGCCCTTGGGAACAACTATGATACCCTCGTGCGTGAGAAAGACCTCGAACAGGAGGATTTCAACGAGATCTGGCGTGTTCTCAAGCAGGGCACGCCCGTCAACAAGATCGAACCGCGGCTGAATGCCAAAGGCGAGGAGATCTGGCTGGATACGACCTATTCGCCGATCACGAACAAGGATGGGGTCAGCGAGCATGTGCTGATTGCCGCCCGCGAGATCACCTATATGCATATGCGCCGTCGCGACAACCGGAGCCAGGTCGATGCGCTGAAACGTTCGATGGCGGTGATCGAGTTCGATCTGAAAGGCAATGTGCTGGATGCCAATGATCATTTCCTGAAGGCGACCGGCTACCTGATTGAGGAAATCCGTGGTAAACCTCACCGGATATTCATGCCCAAGGACGCGCTTGATACGCCCGAATATGCGCAGTTCTGGCAACGTCTGGCCAAGGGGTCGTCGGAATCGGGGCAGGTGAAACGTGTCCGCAAGGATGGTGAATTCTGCTGGCTGCAGGCAACCTACGAGACGCTGATTGACCCCGAGGGCCGCCCGTTCAAGGTGGTGAAATATGCCTTTGACATCACCGAAGCGCGCAACTTGGCCGCCGATGCGGAAGGGCAGATCCACGCCATTCAAGGGGTGCAGGCGGTGATCGAGTTCGATCCCTATGGCAAGATCGTTTCGGCCAATGACCTGTTTTGCAAGGTGATGGGCTACGAGCGCGCCGAGATCATCGGTCAGTCGCATCGCATGTTTGTCGAACCGGGCTATGGCGAGAGCCAGAGCTACAAGGATCATTGGGCGGATTTGCGGAAGGGCAAAACCCTTGAGGGCGATTTCCTGCGTGTTGGTAAAAACGGTAAGGAAGTCCATATTCGCGCCAGCTACAACCCGATCAAGAATGCCGCAGGGCAGGTGGTGAAGGTGGTGAAATTCGCGGTGGATACCACGCCTTACATGCGTATGAACCGCGTTATGGCCGAGAGCTTGGGCCGGTTGTCCGAAGGCGATCTGAGCACGCGCATCGATCAGGATCTGGGGGAATTCAACACGCTGCGCCAGCAGTTCAACGATGCGATCAGCCGGATCGAACGTGTGATTGTCGGGGTTTTGGAACAAACGGCCTCGATTGCGCAGGAAGCCGCCTCGATTACAGCGGGCACGACAGAGCTGTCGCGCCGGTCCGAACGGCAGGCTGCGACCTTGGAAGAAAGTGCCGCTGCGCTGGAAGAGCTGACCACCTCGGTGCGCGGGGCTGCCGATATGACCCTGACCGCCCGTGCGAAGGCGGAAAAGGCGAAAGAACAATCCGACCGTTCGAGCCTTGTGGTCAATGATGCGGTCACCGCGATGAATGAAATCGCCGCAAGTTCGCAGTCGATTTCGCGGATCACCAGTGTGATTGACGATATTGCCTTCCAGACCAATCTTCTGGCGCTGAATGCCGGGGTCGAAGCGGCCCGTGCAGGAGATGCGGGGCGCGGATTTGCCGTGGTGGCCTCCGAGGTGCGGGGACTGGCGCAACGGTCTTCGGATGCCGCGCGCGAGATTGCGACGCTGATCGAGGCGTCGACCCGTCAGGTCGGACGGGGGGTCGAGCTTGTCGGGCAGGCAGGCGAGGCGCTGCAATCGATCGATGAATCGATTACCGGTATCCGGGATTCGATCCAGCAGATCGCCTCTTCGGCGCAGGAACAGAGCAATGGTCTGAACGAGATGAACAGCGCCGTGAGCGACCTCGACCGTGCCGTGCAACAAAATGCCGCGATGGCCGAGGAAAGCTCCGCCGCTGTCCAGATGTTGCAGCGTGGAATCAACACGATGAGCGAGGATGTGGGGTATTTCCGCTGTAGCGAGCTGGACCTCGGCGCCGAAGAGGACCGTCTGGCAAGTTAA
- a CDS encoding AMP-binding protein has product MGKGLRWRGPVLADDRGTIRHLQETVTAGGGVRVGEGAVCAIAPGWIECATSGSSGAPKRIRRTVASWTTSFALNAKLFGLDARSVVALPGTMAQSLTLYAALEAQWNGAALVDLSVHRGDRQLAQMARWGTTHVYATPAQVEVMLKGQGGCPSLRYWIIGGGRLSADLRARLALRVPQARIMQFYGASETSFITLDRGDAPEGSVGRAYPQVEIAVGAAGELRVKSPYLFTEYALGSSPDTCWHADGFLSIGEIGHVDAQGFVYIRGRKGRIVQVLDHLVSPEPAEARLADWLGCDVAVVAQPDPLRGARLWAMVGEGPAPEAVEAALVRLRQELGAVASAHGWQRVAPFPLLPTGKPDIRALEARL; this is encoded by the coding sequence ATGGGCAAGGGGCTGAGGTGGCGCGGGCCGGTTCTGGCCGATGACCGTGGCACGATCCGTCACCTGCAGGAGACCGTTACTGCGGGCGGCGGCGTGCGGGTCGGTGAGGGCGCGGTTTGTGCGATTGCCCCGGGATGGATCGAATGTGCCACCTCCGGCAGCAGCGGTGCCCCGAAACGGATCCGCCGGACCGTTGCAAGCTGGACCACGAGTTTCGCGCTGAACGCTAAGCTTTTCGGCCTCGACGCGCGGTCGGTCGTGGCGCTTCCCGGAACCATGGCGCAATCCCTGACCCTTTATGCAGCGCTTGAGGCGCAGTGGAACGGGGCCGCGCTTGTGGATCTGTCTGTCCATCGCGGGGATCGGCAGCTGGCGCAGATGGCGCGGTGGGGCACCACGCATGTCTATGCCACGCCAGCGCAGGTGGAGGTGATGCTGAAAGGGCAGGGGGGCTGTCCTTCGCTGCGTTATTGGATCATCGGGGGCGGGCGGTTGTCGGCGGATCTGCGGGCGCGGCTTGCGCTGCGTGTGCCTCAGGCGCGGATCATGCAGTTTTACGGTGCCTCCGAGACAAGTTTTATCACGCTTGACCGCGGCGATGCGCCGGAAGGATCGGTCGGTCGGGCCTATCCTCAGGTCGAGATCGCGGTGGGTGCGGCGGGCGAATTGCGGGTGAAAAGCCCCTATCTGTTCACGGAATATGCGCTTGGCAGCAGCCCTGACACCTGCTGGCATGCCGACGGGTTTCTGAGCATTGGCGAGATCGGGCATGTGGATGCGCAGGGCTTTGTCTATATTCGCGGGCGCAAGGGGCGGATCGTGCAGGTGCTGGACCATCTGGTCAGCCCCGAACCTGCCGAGGCGCGGCTGGCAGACTGGTTGGGCTGTGACGTGGCCGTTGTGGCGCAGCCCGATCCGCTGCGCGGGGCACGGCTTTGGGCGATGGTCGGGGAGGGGCCTGCCCCCGAGGCCGTCGAGGCGGCGCTGGTCCGGTTGCGGCAGGAATTGGGGGCGGTGGCCTCTGCGCATGGCTGGCAGCGGGTTGCGCCCTTTCCTCTGCTGCCGACAGGCAAGCCCGACATACGGGCTTTGGAGGCGCGGCTATGA
- a CDS encoding AAA family ATPase → MFTHESLEELHSRSLKMQAAIRKQTFSPEHEKTLRRFSSWEVSELILKVNQSTFRGRLASDPDLPGGEVEEEGRQRWFTLPEINEMRRKMKVNRRSLQPPRPHNKRAIRVAISNFKGGAGKSTVALHMAHAAALDGYRVLLVDFDPQATLTHSMGLTDVSEELTVWGIIARDLIRETERMNNAPRAAESGTALPQRKLPGSILDLGLDTLRITDFIRPTAWPTIDMIPSCANAAFVEFASAQYRHLNPDWSFFAAVARYLDALPHDSYDVIVFDCPPAIGYQSMNAVFAADVLYIPSGPGYWEYDSTTSFIGQLSEALGDLAHGFEGTFPAGNMTLPKEFLDVRFLMTRFEPGNDLHRAMFEAFRNVFGERLADHPIEMTRAVEQSGRFLSSVYEIDYRTMTRETWRRARASFDRAYDEFRATFLGAWDKLEEIE, encoded by the coding sequence ATGTTTACGCATGAAAGTCTGGAGGAGCTGCACTCGCGCTCTCTCAAGATGCAGGCAGCGATCCGCAAGCAAACCTTCTCGCCCGAGCACGAGAAGACCCTGCGCCGGTTTTCCAGCTGGGAGGTCTCCGAGCTGATCCTGAAGGTGAACCAGTCCACATTCCGGGGCCGTCTGGCCTCAGACCCCGACCTTCCCGGCGGGGAAGTCGAGGAAGAGGGGCGCCAACGCTGGTTCACTCTGCCCGAGATCAACGAGATGCGGCGCAAGATGAAGGTGAACCGCCGGTCGCTGCAGCCGCCGCGTCCGCATAACAAGCGCGCCATCCGCGTGGCGATCTCGAATTTCAAAGGCGGCGCGGGCAAATCGACTGTCGCCCTGCATATGGCACATGCCGCAGCGCTTGACGGCTATCGTGTGCTGCTGGTGGATTTCGACCCGCAGGCAACCCTCACCCATTCGATGGGGCTGACGGATGTGTCCGAAGAGCTGACCGTCTGGGGGATCATCGCGCGCGACCTCATCCGCGAAACGGAGCGCATGAATAACGCGCCGCGCGCGGCAGAATCCGGCACCGCCCTGCCCCAGCGCAAGCTGCCTGGCTCGATCCTCGATCTCGGGCTCGATACCCTGCGCATCACCGACTTCATCCGCCCGACCGCATGGCCGACCATCGACATGATCCCCTCCTGCGCCAATGCGGCCTTTGTCGAGTTCGCATCGGCCCAGTATCGGCACCTCAACCCCGACTGGTCCTTCTTCGCCGCCGTCGCGCGCTATCTCGATGCCCTGCCCCATGACAGCTATGATGTCATCGTCTTCGATTGCCCGCCCGCCATCGGCTACCAGTCGATGAATGCGGTCTTTGCCGCCGACGTACTCTATATCCCTTCCGGCCCCGGCTATTGGGAATATGACTCCACCACCTCCTTCATCGGCCAGCTTTCCGAGGCTCTGGGCGATCTGGCGCACGGCTTCGAGGGCACCTTCCCCGCGGGGAATATGACATTGCCGAAGGAATTTCTGGATGTCCGCTTCCTGATGACCCGCTTCGAGCCGGGCAACGACCTGCACCGCGCGATGTTTGAAGCCTTCCGTAATGTTTTCGGGGAACGCTTGGCAGACCACCCGATCGAAATGACGCGCGCCGTCGAACAGTCGGGGCGGTTCCTGTCGTCGGTCTACGAGATCGATTACCGCACGATGACGCGCGAGACATGGCGTCGGGCGCGGGCGTCGTTCGATCGGGCCTATGATGAATTCCGCGCCACCTTCTTGGGCGCATGGGACAAATTGGAGGAGATTGAATGA
- a CDS encoding DEAD/DEAH box helicase, translating into MFDFDMLGLSPALKDALKAQGFTEPTPIQNKAIPLAMQGHDILGLAQTGTGKTLAFGLPLIDQLLQAPGKPAPKTAKALILAPTRELVNQIADGLRALTKGTRIHIITVVGGQSINRQIGALHRGCDILVATPGRLIDLMDRGSVDLSQTKHLVLDEADQMLDLGFIHALRKIAPRLGTPRQTMLFSATMPKQMEELSKAYLNNPQRVQVSPPGKAADKVSQSVQFMDKAEKPNRLRKILSNDMGALTLVFCRTKHGAEKLKKSLEKDGYPAASIHGNKSQNQRDRAIESFRAGSTTILVATDVAARGIDIPGVAYVINFDLPEVPDSYVHRIGRTARAGREGQAIAFCSEEEVELLAQIEKLMKIDIPVAAGTRPEGTSPAPRGRRRGGPPKAGAVRAFKPANEANSGGPRRRRNKPQGAKRGPADPGAAKRRAPQS; encoded by the coding sequence ATGTTCGATTTCGATATGCTGGGGCTGTCCCCGGCGCTGAAAGATGCGCTGAAAGCGCAAGGCTTTACCGAGCCGACCCCCATCCAGAACAAGGCCATTCCGCTGGCCATGCAAGGCCATGACATTCTGGGTCTGGCCCAGACCGGCACCGGCAAAACGCTGGCCTTCGGCCTGCCGCTGATCGACCAGTTGCTGCAGGCCCCGGGCAAGCCCGCGCCGAAAACCGCCAAGGCGCTCATCCTTGCCCCCACCCGCGAACTGGTCAACCAGATCGCCGACGGGCTGCGCGCGCTGACCAAAGGCACCCGCATCCATATCATCACCGTGGTGGGCGGCCAGTCGATCAACCGCCAGATCGGTGCGCTGCATCGCGGCTGCGACATTCTGGTGGCAACGCCGGGCCGTCTGATCGACCTGATGGACCGCGGGTCGGTCGATCTGTCGCAGACCAAACATCTGGTGCTCGACGAGGCCGACCAGATGCTGGATCTCGGCTTCATCCATGCGTTGCGCAAGATCGCGCCGCGTCTGGGCACGCCGCGCCAGACCATGCTGTTCTCGGCCACCATGCCCAAACAGATGGAAGAGCTCTCCAAAGCCTATCTCAACAACCCCCAGCGCGTGCAGGTCAGCCCCCCCGGCAAGGCCGCCGACAAGGTCAGCCAGTCGGTCCAGTTCATGGACAAGGCCGAAAAGCCCAACCGTCTGCGCAAGATCCTGTCCAATGATATGGGCGCGCTGACACTGGTCTTCTGCCGGACCAAGCACGGGGCCGAAAAGCTCAAGAAAAGCCTCGAGAAAGACGGGTATCCGGCCGCCTCGATCCACGGCAACAAAAGCCAGAACCAGCGCGATCGCGCAATCGAGAGTTTCCGTGCCGGTTCGACCACCATTCTGGTCGCCACCGACGTGGCTGCCCGCGGCATCGACATTCCGGGCGTGGCCTATGTGATCAACTTCGATCTTCCCGAAGTGCCCGATTCCTACGTCCACCGGATCGGCCGGACCGCGCGTGCGGGCCGCGAAGGTCAGGCGATTGCCTTCTGCTCCGAGGAAGAAGTCGAACTTCTGGCACAGATCGAAAAGCTGATGAAGATCGATATTCCGGTTGCGGCAGGCACGCGCCCCGAAGGCACCTCCCCTGCCCCGCGTGGCCGTCGTCGCGGCGGTCCGCCGAAAGCCGGTGCCGTGCGGGCCTTCAAACCCGCGAATGAGGCCAATTCCGGTGGCCCGCGTCGGCGCCGGAACAAACCGCAGGGGGCCAAACGGGGCCCCGCCGATCCGGGAGCGGCCAAACGCCGCGCACCGCAATCCTGA
- a CDS encoding ParB N-terminal domain-containing protein translates to MKKRRTFAIDLPEEDEAETFPAGNNTPEVPSAHPRRSPMAAAISENAASLRDRTALEAQIRAENDALAAEHVRMKKLGLIVDMIPLGQIETWKLVRDRAKDDDFELSELVKSIREIGLSNPIRVEARDDGKYELIQGFRRMSAYKALLEETGDAERWGAIPAGILPRGEGLEGLYRRMVDENLVRKDISFGEMAGLALNYAKDPGTAQMDPDKAVAELFASAGYQKRSYIRSFIKLVDRLGEDLKFIQHVPRSLGLKFVAAMEDRPEIVTQVREALKGWDNHSATDELEVLRQVIGEETERPGLVAKAAPKQRSGKARTVFQVQTRTGAAKCTASNGRLEIRLDRDFSTVDRASLERALRDLLDGLK, encoded by the coding sequence ATGAAGAAGCGTCGGACCTTCGCCATCGACCTTCCCGAAGAGGACGAGGCCGAGACCTTCCCCGCGGGGAATAACACCCCCGAGGTGCCGAGCGCCCATCCGCGGCGGTCGCCGATGGCTGCGGCGATCAGCGAGAATGCCGCCAGCCTGCGCGACCGGACTGCGCTGGAAGCGCAGATCCGTGCGGAAAATGATGCGCTGGCGGCAGAGCATGTGCGCATGAAAAAGCTCGGGCTGATCGTGGATATGATCCCGCTCGGGCAGATCGAGACATGGAAACTGGTGCGGGACCGCGCCAAGGATGATGATTTCGAACTGTCCGAGCTGGTCAAGTCGATCCGCGAGATCGGCCTGTCCAATCCGATCCGTGTTGAGGCGCGGGATGATGGAAAATACGAGCTTATTCAAGGCTTTAGGCGTATGTCGGCCTATAAGGCCTTGCTGGAGGAGACCGGCGATGCCGAACGCTGGGGCGCCATTCCGGCGGGCATTCTTCCCCGCGGGGAAGGTCTGGAGGGGCTCTATCGGCGGATGGTCGACGAGAACCTTGTCCGGAAGGATATCTCCTTTGGCGAGATGGCCGGGCTGGCCTTGAATTATGCCAAGGATCCCGGCACCGCACAGATGGACCCCGACAAGGCCGTGGCGGAACTGTTCGCAAGCGCGGGCTATCAGAAGCGCAGCTATATCCGCAGCTTCATCAAGCTGGTGGATCGACTGGGCGAGGATCTGAAATTCATCCAGCATGTGCCGCGCTCGCTTGGTCTCAAATTCGTGGCGGCGATGGAAGACCGCCCCGAGATCGTGACGCAGGTGCGTGAGGCGCTGAAGGGCTGGGACAACCATTCCGCCACCGACGAGCTGGAGGTGCTGCGTCAGGTGATTGGCGAGGAAACCGAGCGTCCGGGGCTGGTGGCGAAAGCCGCCCCGAAGCAGCGCAGTGGCAAGGCGCGCACCGTGTTTCAGGTGCAGACGCGGACGGGGGCGGCCAAGTGTACGGCGTCGAACGGGCGTCTGGAAATCCGGCTGGATCGGGATTTTTCCACGGTGGACCGCGCCAGTCTTGAACGCGCGTTGCGCGATCTTCTGGATGGTCTCAAATAG
- a CDS encoding NAD-dependent epimerase/dehydratase family protein, with amino-acid sequence MPTLLVTGAAGFIGSFVSQRFLSEGWRVVGLDGMTDYYDVTLKEARLAKLRLSPDFRDIIGMVETPGLLMSIMEEERPDVVIHLAAQAGVRYSIDNPRAYLEGNIIGTFELLEAARAYPPKHMLLASTSSAYGANTQMPYRETDRADHQMSFYAATKKSTESMAHSYAHLFNLPVTMFRFFTVYGPWGRPDMALFKFTRAIFEDKPIDVYNFGDMKRDFTYIDDLVEGIRLLVDVVPERCADVPAGDSLSPVAPYRVVNIGNNNAVQLTEFIAAIEAATGREAIQNLMPMQAGDVPATWADASLLKSLTGYAPRTSVREGVQSFVDWYRSYYAL; translated from the coding sequence ATGCCGACGCTTCTCGTGACGGGTGCTGCCGGGTTTATCGGCTCTTTCGTGTCCCAGCGGTTTTTGTCCGAAGGCTGGCGTGTCGTCGGGTTGGACGGGATGACCGATTATTATGACGTCACTCTGAAGGAGGCGCGGCTGGCAAAGCTGCGCCTTTCGCCCGATTTCCGTGACATTATCGGTATGGTCGAGACCCCCGGTCTGCTGATGTCCATCATGGAAGAGGAACGTCCGGATGTGGTGATCCATCTGGCGGCACAGGCTGGGGTCCGCTATTCGATCGACAATCCGCGGGCGTATCTTGAAGGCAATATCATCGGTACATTCGAATTGCTGGAAGCCGCGCGGGCCTATCCGCCCAAACATATGCTGCTGGCTTCGACCTCATCGGCCTATGGGGCCAATACCCAGATGCCCTATCGCGAAACCGATCGCGCGGATCACCAGATGAGCTTTTACGCCGCGACCAAGAAATCCACCGAGTCGATGGCCCATTCTTACGCCCATCTGTTCAATCTACCGGTAACCATGTTCCGGTTTTTCACCGTCTATGGGCCGTGGGGGCGTCCGGACATGGCGCTGTTCAAATTTACCCGTGCCATTTTCGAAGACAAGCCGATCGATGTCTATAATTTCGGCGATATGAAGCGCGACTTCACCTATATCGACGATCTGGTTGAAGGGATCCGCTTATTGGTCGATGTGGTGCCCGAGCGTTGTGCCGATGTGCCCGCGGGCGATAGCTTGTCGCCGGTGGCGCCCTATCGCGTGGTCAATATCGGCAATAACAACGCGGTGCAGTTGACCGAATTCATTGCCGCGATCGAAGCGGCGACCGGGCGTGAGGCGATCCAGAATCTGATGCCGATGCAGGCCGGAGATGTGCCTGCCACATGGGCGGATGCCAGCTTGCTGAAATCACTGACAGGATATGCGCCCAGAACGTCGGTGCGCGAGGGGGTGCAGTCTTTCGTGGACTGGTATCGCAGCTATTACGCGCTGTAA
- a CDS encoding GntR family transcriptional regulator has product MRKTTLVSALYQSLLDRLLANELKPGEKINLDRLRGELGVSISPLREAISRLTATRLIQFEDQRGYTVADVSMEDFREVMEICRNSECFALERAIRDGDLTWESNVTAALYRLQNTESNFGSPEWEMAHRDFHLTLVSACKMPRLHDLIGQIAIAQRRYRGLIDIRKLSDRSADHVALAEAALARDTERACEVMRQHIDGVAAETEVLLARYFAAQSAPDNRPATRP; this is encoded by the coding sequence ATGCGTAAAACAACGCTTGTCTCGGCTCTTTACCAGTCGCTGCTGGACCGCCTGCTTGCCAATGAGCTGAAACCCGGCGAGAAGATCAATCTCGACAGGCTTCGCGGCGAGCTTGGCGTGTCCATCAGCCCCCTGCGGGAGGCGATCTCGCGCTTGACGGCGACGCGGCTGATCCAGTTCGAGGACCAGCGCGGCTATACCGTGGCCGATGTCTCGATGGAAGATTTCCGTGAAGTTATGGAAATCTGCCGCAACAGCGAGTGTTTCGCGCTGGAACGCGCGATCCGCGATGGCGACCTGACATGGGAAAGCAACGTGACGGCGGCGCTCTATCGGCTGCAGAACACCGAGTCGAATTTCGGGTCGCCGGAATGGGAAATGGCGCATCGCGACTTCCACCTGACCCTCGTCTCGGCCTGCAAGATGCCGCGCCTGCATGACCTGATCGGACAGATCGCCATTGCACAGCGCCGCTATCGGGGGCTGATCGACATCCGCAAGCTCAGCGACCGCAGCGCCGATCATGTCGCCTTGGCCGAAGCGGCCCTTGCGCGCGATACCGAGCGCGCCTGCGAGGTGATGCGCCAGCATATCGATGGCGTAGCGGCCGAGACAGAGGTGCTGCTGGCACGCTATTTCGCCGCGCAGAGCGCCCCCGATAACCGCCCAGCCACCCGGCCATGA
- a CDS encoding thiolase family protein: MRAVRVVAARRSAVVPRGGAFAGLDPHQLAAPVIAACLADAGLAAGAVDELICSNAIGPGGNLARVVALAAGLPQEVAGLTVDRQCAGGLDALLLGQALIAAGQADVVIAGGVESYSRRPLRAFDGPEGPEFYTQAPFTPWPERDPDMAGAADRLGQICDIPRGEADAWSVISHEKAMASQFPEIVEIAGIATDPYPRQMAAGVMRRAPVLAGAVTVANTAVAADAAAFFVLMAEPLARGRGLVVGRGRSLGGQPDLPGLAPVAAIRAIDGAGADRAEIMEAYAVQALACVRQAGLDPARVNLKGGALARGHPIGASGAILVVRLFHDLLPGETGLAAIAAAGGIGTALLLHRDP; encoded by the coding sequence ATGAGAGCGGTGCGCGTGGTGGCGGCGCGGCGCTCGGCGGTGGTGCCGCGTGGCGGTGCCTTTGCCGGATTGGACCCGCATCAGCTTGCCGCGCCGGTGATTGCCGCCTGTCTGGCCGATGCCGGTCTTGCGGCGGGGGCGGTTGACGAGCTGATCTGTTCCAACGCCATCGGGCCGGGCGGCAATCTGGCGCGGGTCGTGGCCTTGGCGGCGGGGCTGCCGCAAGAGGTGGCGGGGCTGACGGTTGACCGGCAATGTGCGGGCGGGCTGGATGCGCTTTTGCTGGGGCAGGCGCTGATTGCCGCGGGGCAGGCCGATGTGGTGATTGCGGGCGGCGTCGAGAGCTACTCCCGCCGCCCTTTGCGTGCTTTTGACGGGCCGGAGGGGCCTGAATTCTATACGCAGGCCCCGTTTACGCCCTGGCCAGAGCGCGACCCCGATATGGCCGGAGCGGCGGACCGGCTGGGCCAGATCTGCGATATTCCCCGTGGGGAAGCCGATGCATGGTCCGTAATAAGTCATGAAAAAGCAATGGCTTCGCAATTTCCTGAAATCGTGGAAATAGCCGGTATCGCAACCGACCCCTATCCCCGGCAGATGGCCGCAGGGGTGATGCGGCGGGCTCCGGTTCTGGCCGGAGCGGTCACGGTTGCCAATACGGCGGTGGCGGCGGATGCGGCGGCGTTTTTCGTGCTGATGGCCGAACCGCTGGCGCGGGGCAGGGGGCTTGTGGTCGGGCGCGGGCGCAGCTTGGGCGGGCAGCCCGACCTGCCGGGGTTGGCGCCTGTTGCCGCGATCCGCGCGATTGACGGTGCGGGCGCGGATCGGGCCGAGATCATGGAGGCCTATGCCGTTCAGGCGCTGGCCTGCGTGCGGCAGGCGGGGCTTGATCCGGCGCGGGTCAATCTGAAGGGCGGAGCCTTGGCGCGGGGCCATCCGATCGGGGCCTCAGGGGCGATTCTGGTGGTGCGCCTGTTTCACGACCTGTTGCCGGGGGAAACCGGACTGGCGGCGATTGCCGCCGCCGGCGGGATCGGCACTGCACTGCTTTTGCACCGCGATCCCTGA